In one window of Anser cygnoides isolate HZ-2024a breed goose chromosome 3, Taihu_goose_T2T_genome, whole genome shotgun sequence DNA:
- the TENT5A gene encoding terminal nucleotidyltransferase 5A: MAEDGQAGGCPAGRYAGGCESAQCNVLSWEQVQRLDRILSETIPIHGRGNFPTLAMQPRQIVKVVRSRLEEKGIGLRDVRLNGSAASHVLHQDSGLGYKDLDLIFCADLKGEAEFQTVKDVVLDCLLDFLPEGVNKEKITPLTLKEAYVQKMVKVCNDSDRWSLISLSNNSGKNVELKFVDSLRRQFEFSVDSFQIKLDSLLLFYECSENPMTETFHPTIIGESVYGDFQEAFDHLCNKIIATRNPEEIRGGGLLKYCNLLVRGFRAASESEIKSLQRYMCSRFFIDFSDIGEQQRKLESYLQNHFVGLEDRKYDYLMTLHGVVNESTVCLMGHERRQTLNLITMLAIRVLAEQNIIPNVANVTCYYQPAPYVADANFSNYYIAQVQTVFPCQQHTYSTWLPCN, translated from the exons ATGGCAGAGGACGGGCAGGCCGGCGGCTGCCCCGCCGGGAGGTACGCGGGCGGCTGCGAGAGCGCGCAGTGCAACGTGCTGAGCTGGGAGCAAGTGCAGCGCCTGGACCGCATCCTCAGCGAGACCATCCCCATCCACGGCCGCGGCAACTTCCCCACGCTGGCCATGCAGCCCCGGCAGATCGTCAAGGTGGTGCGGAGCCggctggaggagaagggcaTCGGGCTGAGGGACGTGCGGCTCAACGGCTCGGCCGCCAGCCACGTCCTCCACCAGGACAGCGGCCTGGGCTACAAGGACTTGGACCTCATCTTCTGCGCCGACCTCAAAGGGGAAGCCGAGTTTCAGACTGTCAAGGACGTGGTCTTGGACTGCCTCTTGGATTTCTTGCCCGAGGGGGTGAACAAGGAGAAGATCACGCCGCTCACCCTCAAG GAAGCCTACGTGCAGAAAATGGTAAAGGTATGCAATGATTCTGACCGGTGGAGTCTCATCTCCTTGTCCAACAACAGCGGCAAGAACGTGGAGCTGAAATTTGTGGACTCTCTGAGGCGGCAGTTCGAATTCAGCGTCGACTCCTTTCAAATCAAGCTGGActccctgctgcttttttatGAATGCTCGGAGAACCCAATGACTGAAACCTTTCACCCGACTATCATCGGTGAGAGCGTCTATGGGGATTTCCAAGAAGCTTTCGATCACCTCTGCAACAAGATAATTGCCACCAGAAACCCAGAAGAGATTAGAGGAGGGGGTCTGCTCAAGTACTGCAACCTTTTGGTAAGGGGCTTTAGGGCTGCCTCCGAGTCCGAGATTAAGTCCCTGCAGAGATACATGTGCTCGAGGTTTTTCATTGACTTCTCAGACAttggagagcagcagaggaagctggAGTCCTACTTGCAGAACCACTTTGTGGGATTAGAGGACCGCAAGTATGACTATCTCATGACCCTCCACGGTGTGGTGAATGAGAGCACAGTGTGCCTGATGGGACATGAGAGGAGACAGACGCTGAATCTGATCACCATGCTGGCCATCCGGGTCCTAGCTGAGCAAAATATCATCCCCAATGTGGCCAATGTCACCTGCTATTACCAGCCAGCCCCATATGTAGCAGATGCTAACTTCAGCAATTACTATATTGCCCAGGTTCAGACGGTGTTCCCGTGCCAGCAGCACACATACTCTACTTGGCTGCCCTGTAATTAA